In the Hordeum vulgare subsp. vulgare chromosome 7H, MorexV3_pseudomolecules_assembly, whole genome shotgun sequence genome, one interval contains:
- the LOC123412671 gene encoding protein DETOXIFICATION 52-like yields the protein MCTTTPAPSAPAVPVSGGKGLHHVYVTLAQCAEVHGHGGDAAGAHCHPQLKCHGVDDHAVLLTVTGGETFREAAALCRLACPIALTALLLYSRTALSMLFLGSLGDLQLAAGSLAVAFANITGYSVISGLSLGMDPLCSQAFGAGQPRLLGLTLYRSVLFLLCCSLPLSALWLNMSKILFFLGQDHEITELAQQYLMFSLPDLFTFSLIHPLRVYLRSQGITQPLTTAAGAAVLFHVLANYVLVGRLGLGAEGVAAAASASNFVLLGVLLAYVSRRDTSLREAWGPTAEWLAGWGPLARLAAPSCVSVCLEWWWYEVMILLCGLLPEPKPAVASMGVLMQTTALVYVFPSSLGLGVSTRVGNELGANRPVRARAAARVAVVGAAVMGLVAMSFAAGMRHAWGRLFTTDADILRLTAAALPVVGLCELGNCPQTVGCGVLRGSARPSRAAHVNLGAFYLVGMPVAVLLAFWFGLGFVGLWVGLLAAQVCCAGLMLCAVGSTDWEAQARRAQALTSSPSPDVEMSDVGKGGGHASAAAAAGGAGPEKGEHDEDWADRSRYEPLISNEKAEPGSV from the coding sequence ATGTGCACCACCACCCCTGCGCCGTCGGCGCCAGCAGTGCCAGTCTCGGGCGGCAAGGGCCTCCACCACGTCTATGTGACGCTGGCCCAGTGCGCCGAAGTTCACGGGCATGGGGGCGACGCGGCAGGCGCTCATTGTCACCCCCAGCTCAAGTGCCACGGGGTTGACGACCACGCCGTGCTCCTGACGGTGACTGGTGGAGAGACATTCCGCGAGGCGGCGGCACTGTGCCGGTTGGCGTGCCCGATCGCGCTGACGGCGCTGCTGCTCTACTCCCGCACAGCGCTGTCCATGCTCTTCCTCGGCTCCCTCGGCGACCTCCAGCTAGCAGCGGGTTCGCTCGCCGTCGCCTTCGCCAACATCACCGGCTACTCAGTTATCTCCGGGCTTTCCCTCGGAATGGACCCGCTTTGCTCTCAGGCGTTTGGAGCGGGCCAGCCGAGGCTCCTGGGCCTCACCCTGTACCGCTCTGTTCTCTTCTTGCTCTGCTGCTCGCTGCCGCTCTCTGCGCTGTGGCTCAACATGTCAAAGATCCTCTTCTTCCTTGGCCAGGACCACGAGATCACGGAGCTCGCGCAGCAGTACCTCATGTTCTCCCTCCCAGacctcttcaccttctccttgatCCACCCGCTACGCGTCTACCTCCGGTCGCAAGGTATCACGCAGCCGCTCACTACCGCCGCGGGCGCAGCCGTGCTGTTCCACGTGCTGGCCAACTACGTACTGGTGGGTCGACTCGGGCTCGGCGCAGAGGGGGTTGCCGCCGCGGCGTCCGCTTCCAACTTCGTGCTACTGGGCGTGCTGCTCGCGTACGTCAGCCGGCGCGACACCTCGTTGCGGGAGGCATGGGGTCCCACGGCAGAGTGGCTCGCCGGATGGGGCCCGCTCGCGCGGCTGGCCGCTCCTAGCTGCGTGTCGGTGTGCCTGGAGTGGTGGTGGTACGAGGTGATGATCTTGCTGTGCGGGCTACTGCCGGAGCCAAAGCCGGCGGTGGCGTCCATGGGCGTGCTTATGCAGACGACGGCTCTTGTCTATGTCTTCCCGTCGTCCCTGGGTCTCGGCGTGTCGACGCGGGTGGGGAACGAGCTGGGCGCGAATCGCCCAGTCCGCGCGCGTGCTGCGGCCCGCGTGGCCGTTGTCGGCGCCGCCGTGATGGGACTCGTGGCCATGTCGTTCGCAGCGGGGATGCGCCATGCATGGGGTCGACTCTTCACCACCGACGCCGACATCCTCCGCCTGACTGCCGCCGCGCTGCCGGTCGTAGGGCTGTGCGAGCTTGGCAATTGCCCACAGACCGTCGGCTGCGGCGTGCTCCGCGGCAGCGCGCGGCCGTCGCGAGCCGCGCACGTCAACCTCGGCGCTTTCTACCTTGTGGGCATGCCCGTCGCCGTCTTGCTTGCGTTCTGGTTCGGCTTGGGCTTCGTTGGGCTCTGGGTGGGGCTCCTCGCCGCCCAGGTGTGCTGCGCCGGGCTCATGCTGTGCGCCGTGGGATCCACCGACTGGGAGGCCCAGGCACGGCGGGCTCAGGCGCTGACATCGTCGCCCTCTCCAGACGTGGAGATGTCCGACGTTGGGAAGGGCGGGGGCCACGCGTCGGCGGCGGCCGCGGCAGGGGGAGCCGGGCCCGAGAAAGGGGAGCACGATGAGGATTGGGCGGACAGGAGCCGCTACGAGCCGTTGATCTCCAACGAGAAGGCCGAGCCCGGGTCAGTTTAG